The following are encoded in a window of Sinomonas cyclohexanicum genomic DNA:
- a CDS encoding CAP domain-containing protein → MRRFLLTVAVAATAALAAAAPAAPPPSSAVGAAHDAAPSPSAAPAPPAGTATGPTLDVRLAAPDAQPAAARPAPAPTRPTQPLPAPPVKSVDAARGPDTIDQAATSVTPLAAPMGNTDNLVRDDNSAQVLAVFNAINAYRAQNGLNPVRYHTSVQDLAQEWSDSIASREVIEHRANFWTDPRALNPDNGAGEVIAVRWDRDAAQLVEWWKSSPSHNAILLDARMSVVGIGITFTNGNYQTTPNRYTMWGVVDFFGYKTLPSGTTAAPGGASTSPSPSPAPAPAPAPSAGGVAVAQPDTALCTPPGKFMPTTQDMSAASITSTADIVATDSSGTLWSYPARGGGFGAAKNIGSGYTDALTVNTVDWDRDGYVDLLTQWKDGRLTLARGLAAGGFSAPLTLGQSGWEGMTLSIGLWCAANRLPQILAADGAGNLWLYPNQGLGDLVQRGRLATAMPAGQESMVDFSGDGFEDLVARRSDGALLLHRSLGQQGLVDEARAVIGTGWGSMGPIRVLRGLDGLDTVGVASTRPDGTLLYWPVANGAFGAARVIGGGWGGYVLAQ, encoded by the coding sequence ATGCGCCGATTCCTGCTGACCGTCGCCGTGGCGGCCACCGCGGCACTGGCCGCTGCCGCCCCAGCCGCGCCGCCGCCGTCGTCCGCGGTGGGCGCCGCGCACGACGCCGCCCCCTCGCCGAGCGCCGCCCCGGCACCGCCCGCCGGGACCGCCACCGGCCCGACACTCGACGTGCGCCTCGCCGCCCCGGACGCCCAGCCCGCGGCCGCCAGGCCGGCACCCGCGCCCACCCGACCCACCCAGCCCCTCCCCGCCCCGCCGGTGAAGTCGGTCGACGCGGCGCGCGGCCCAGACACCATCGACCAGGCCGCGACCTCGGTGACGCCCCTGGCCGCGCCCATGGGCAACACCGACAACCTGGTCCGCGACGACAACTCCGCCCAGGTCCTCGCCGTCTTCAACGCGATCAACGCGTACCGCGCCCAGAACGGCCTGAACCCCGTCCGGTACCACACGAGCGTCCAGGATCTCGCGCAGGAGTGGAGCGACAGCATCGCGAGCCGCGAGGTCATCGAGCACCGGGCGAACTTCTGGACCGACCCGCGCGCCCTCAACCCGGACAACGGCGCCGGCGAGGTCATCGCCGTCCGCTGGGACCGGGACGCGGCGCAGCTCGTGGAGTGGTGGAAGTCCTCGCCGTCGCACAACGCGATCCTCCTGGACGCGCGCATGAGCGTGGTCGGGATCGGCATCACGTTCACCAACGGCAACTACCAGACCACGCCGAACCGGTACACGATGTGGGGGGTCGTCGACTTCTTCGGGTACAAGACGCTGCCCTCAGGCACGACGGCGGCGCCCGGCGGCGCGTCCACGTCGCCGAGCCCGTCCCCCGCCCCGGCCCCGGCTCCCGCGCCCTCGGCCGGCGGCGTCGCGGTCGCCCAGCCGGACACGGCGCTGTGCACGCCGCCCGGCAAGTTCATGCCGACCACGCAGGACATGTCCGCGGCCTCGATCACGAGCACCGCGGACATCGTGGCCACGGACTCCTCCGGAACCCTGTGGTCCTACCCCGCGCGGGGCGGGGGGTTCGGGGCCGCGAAGAACATCGGCTCCGGCTACACCGACGCCCTGACGGTCAACACCGTCGACTGGGACCGGGACGGCTACGTCGACCTGCTCACCCAGTGGAAGGACGGCCGCCTCACCCTCGCGCGGGGCCTCGCGGCGGGCGGCTTCAGCGCCCCGTTGACCCTCGGGCAGTCCGGCTGGGAGGGCATGACTCTGAGCATCGGCCTGTGGTGTGCGGCGAACCGCCTGCCGCAGATCCTCGCGGCCGACGGCGCAGGGAACCTCTGGCTGTACCCGAATCAGGGCCTGGGCGACCTCGTGCAGCGTGGCCGGCTCGCCACCGCGATGCCCGCGGGACAGGAGAGCATGGTCGACTTCAGCGGCGACGGCTTCGAGGACCTCGTGGCGCGGCGCTCGGACGGCGCGCTGCTGCTGCACCGCTCACTCGGGCAGCAGGGCCTCGTGGATGAGGCGCGCGCCGTGATCGGGACCGGATGGGGGTCGATGGGCCCGATCCGCGTGCTGCGCGGGCTCGACGGGCTCGACACCGTGGGCGTCGCCTCGACACGCCCGGATGGGACGCTCCTGTACTGGCCCGTGGCGAATGGCGCGTTCGGAGCCGCACGGGTGATCGGCGGCGGCTGGGGCGGGTACGTGCTCGCGCAGTAG
- a CDS encoding FAD-binding and (Fe-S)-binding domain-containing protein, with amino-acid sequence MTLRTTPGTRLADELAEVLGQDSVTTRPLDLHAKAHDASHYLLVPSVVASPRTDDDVARLLAACARHETPVTFRSGGTSLSGQAITAGVLADTRRNFGRIDVLDGGARVRVQPGATVRSVNARLARHRRALGPDPASEIACTIGGVVANNSSGMHCGTEANTYRTLTSLRFVLPSGTVIDSGDPAASSEFAAREPALHEGLARLRRRVLDSADSVARIRHQFSMKNTMGYGLNAFLDFEDPLDIFVHLIVGSEGTLAFVAEAEFATVEVKPHVAAGLLVFPGVSAAAAAIPELVAAGADTAELMDAVSLRVSARLPDCPEGIRALDLPDPAALLVEFTAGSPEELADRTASAGRLFAGLGLARPVAMTRDARERAALWKVRKGLYSTVASARPSGTSQLLEDIAVPVPALAGTCHDLAGLLADHGYRDPVIFGHAKDGNLHFMLNEDFSTGDTRRYEDFTEDLVDLVLGAGGTLKAEHGTGRIMAPYVRRQYGDELYEVMQEVKRLADPHGILNPGAVLSDDPRSYLADLKVAPTVEDEVDRCVECGYCEPVCPSRSLTLTPRQRITLRRDAERARADGDEELAQAIMDGYDYSGVSTCAVDGMCGTACPVGINTGDLVRRLRAEGAGRVESAAWNAAAHGWGAASRVGGAALSVAAALPSAPLEGATRLARALFGEGLPAYDGALPGGGTKRPRRRDEAAEAVLFAACIGTMFGPEDGGHPGGASGAFLDVCDRAGVRLRTPEGLGSMCCGTPWKSKGMTAGWEHMRSVVVPVLVEATDGGRLPIVVDASSCAEGLAVMLRSAAETTPGAQRLRVVDAIEFAAGLLPRLGVHRRFPSMALHPTCSSQIAGTTAQLAAIAGRIADEVFTPVDAGCCGFAGDRGLLHPELTASATAPESAGIEEAERARGGRFAEYASSNRTCEIGLTRATGRPYRHILELLAEATRP; translated from the coding sequence ATGACGCTGCGCACGACGCCGGGCACGCGCCTCGCGGACGAGCTCGCCGAGGTGCTCGGCCAGGACTCCGTGACGACGCGGCCCCTCGACCTGCACGCAAAGGCCCACGACGCATCGCACTACCTGCTCGTTCCGAGCGTCGTCGCATCCCCGCGGACGGACGACGACGTGGCCCGCCTCCTCGCCGCGTGCGCCCGCCACGAGACCCCCGTGACGTTCCGCTCGGGCGGCACGAGCCTCTCCGGGCAGGCCATCACGGCCGGCGTCCTCGCGGACACGCGCCGGAACTTCGGCCGCATCGACGTGCTCGACGGCGGGGCCCGCGTCCGCGTCCAGCCCGGCGCGACCGTCCGCTCCGTCAACGCCCGGCTCGCCCGCCACCGCCGCGCGCTCGGCCCCGACCCGGCGAGCGAGATCGCGTGCACGATCGGCGGCGTCGTGGCGAACAATTCCTCGGGCATGCACTGCGGCACCGAGGCGAACACGTACCGGACGCTGACGTCCCTGCGGTTCGTGCTCCCCTCGGGGACGGTGATCGACTCCGGCGACCCCGCGGCGTCGTCCGAGTTCGCGGCCCGCGAGCCCGCGCTCCACGAGGGGCTCGCCCGGCTCCGGCGCCGGGTCCTCGACTCGGCGGACTCCGTGGCGCGGATCCGCCACCAGTTCTCGATGAAGAACACCATGGGCTACGGCCTCAACGCGTTCCTTGACTTCGAGGACCCACTCGACATCTTCGTGCACCTCATCGTCGGCTCGGAGGGGACGCTCGCGTTCGTGGCCGAGGCAGAGTTCGCGACGGTCGAGGTCAAGCCGCACGTCGCCGCGGGCCTGCTCGTGTTCCCGGGCGTGAGCGCCGCGGCCGCCGCGATCCCCGAGCTCGTCGCCGCGGGCGCCGACACGGCGGAGCTCATGGACGCCGTCTCGCTTCGCGTCTCCGCGCGCCTGCCGGACTGCCCCGAGGGGATCCGCGCCCTGGACCTCCCGGACCCTGCCGCCCTCCTCGTCGAGTTCACCGCGGGGAGCCCCGAGGAGCTCGCGGACCGGACGGCGTCCGCGGGCCGGCTGTTCGCGGGCCTCGGGCTCGCCCGGCCCGTCGCCATGACGCGTGACGCGCGCGAGCGCGCCGCCCTGTGGAAGGTCCGCAAGGGCCTCTACTCGACAGTCGCGAGCGCGCGGCCGTCCGGCACGAGCCAGCTCCTCGAGGACATCGCCGTGCCCGTCCCGGCACTCGCGGGCACGTGCCACGACCTTGCCGGGCTCCTCGCCGACCACGGCTACCGGGACCCCGTGATCTTCGGCCACGCCAAGGACGGCAACCTGCACTTCATGCTCAACGAGGACTTCTCCACCGGGGACACGCGCCGGTACGAGGACTTCACCGAGGACCTCGTGGACCTCGTCCTCGGCGCGGGCGGGACGCTCAAGGCGGAGCACGGCACCGGCCGGATCATGGCCCCCTATGTGCGCCGCCAGTATGGCGACGAGCTGTACGAGGTCATGCAGGAGGTCAAGCGCCTCGCAGACCCCCACGGCATCCTCAACCCCGGCGCCGTCCTCTCCGACGACCCGCGCTCCTACCTCGCCGACCTCAAGGTCGCGCCCACGGTCGAGGACGAGGTGGACCGCTGCGTCGAGTGCGGCTACTGCGAGCCCGTGTGCCCGTCCCGCTCGCTCACCCTCACCCCGCGCCAGCGCATCACGCTGCGCCGCGACGCCGAGCGGGCCCGCGCCGACGGTGACGAGGAACTCGCCCAGGCCATCATGGACGGCTACGACTACTCCGGCGTGTCCACGTGTGCCGTCGACGGCATGTGCGGCACCGCATGCCCTGTCGGCATCAACACCGGCGACCTCGTCCGCCGGCTCCGCGCCGAGGGGGCCGGGCGCGTCGAGTCCGCGGCCTGGAACGCCGCGGCGCACGGGTGGGGAGCGGCGTCGCGCGTCGGCGGGGCGGCGCTGAGTGTCGCCGCCGCGCTGCCGTCCGCGCCCCTCGAGGGCGCGACGCGCCTCGCGCGGGCGCTCTTCGGGGAGGGCCTCCCCGCGTACGACGGCGCCCTCCCGGGCGGCGGCACGAAGCGTCCCCGACGGCGGGACGAGGCCGCGGAGGCCGTGCTGTTCGCGGCGTGCATTGGCACGATGTTCGGGCCGGAGGACGGCGGGCATCCGGGCGGCGCATCCGGCGCGTTCCTCGATGTGTGCGACCGCGCCGGCGTCCGCCTCCGCACGCCCGAGGGCCTCGGCTCGATGTGCTGCGGCACGCCGTGGAAGTCGAAGGGCATGACGGCGGGCTGGGAGCACATGCGCTCGGTCGTGGTCCCCGTGCTCGTCGAGGCGACCGACGGCGGGCGGCTCCCGATCGTGGTCGACGCTTCCTCGTGCGCCGAGGGGCTCGCGGTCATGCTCCGCTCGGCGGCGGAGACGACTCCTGGCGCCCAGAGGCTCCGCGTCGTGGACGCGATCGAGTTCGCCGCGGGCCTCCTGCCCCGGCTCGGGGTGCACCGCCGCTTCCCGTCCATGGCCCTGCACCCGACGTGCTCGAGCCAGATCGCAGGGACCACCGCGCAGCTTGCCGCCATTGCCGGGCGGATCGCGGACGAGGTCTTCACGCCCGTCGACGCCGGCTGCTGCGGCTTCGCCGGCGACCGCGGCCTCCTGCACCCCGAGCTCACCGCCTCCGCCACGGCACCCGAGTCGGCCGGGATCGAGGAGGCGGAGCGCGCCCGCGGTGGACGCTTCGCCGAGTACGCCTCGAGCAACCGGACATGCGAGATCGGACTCACGCGTGCCACCGGGCGTCCGTACCGGCACATCCTCGAGCTGCTCGCCGAGGCGACGCGGCCGTGA
- a CDS encoding (Fe-S)-binding protein, with amino-acid sequence MRIALFATCIVDAMYPRVAQATVEILERLGHEVVFPSGQACCGQMHVNSGYMPEALPVVANHVRAFEGGFDAGEYEVAVAPSGSCVASVKHQHAMVADWAMEHGTKGADPTLAARADAVGARTYELAQLLTDVLGVTDAAGQLGSYLPGTITYHPSCHGMRLLHLGDRQRSLLASVEGLSVVDLPEADQCCGFGGTFSIKNADVSSAMLADKVANICGTGAGACAGGDASCLMHIGGGLSREKRTTPAGRPVRTVHLAEVLASTRDDPLRWDGELALAGTAARGAQSAPGGAAPSSGPSVSARTSGGAR; translated from the coding sequence ATGAGAATCGCGCTCTTCGCGACCTGCATCGTCGACGCGATGTACCCCCGCGTCGCGCAGGCCACGGTCGAGATCCTGGAGCGGCTCGGCCACGAGGTCGTGTTCCCGTCCGGCCAGGCCTGCTGCGGCCAGATGCACGTCAACTCGGGCTACATGCCCGAGGCGCTGCCCGTCGTCGCGAACCACGTCCGCGCGTTCGAGGGCGGCTTCGACGCGGGAGAGTACGAGGTTGCCGTCGCGCCGTCCGGATCGTGCGTCGCCTCGGTGAAGCACCAGCACGCAATGGTGGCCGACTGGGCGATGGAACATGGGACGAAGGGCGCGGATCCCACTCTCGCCGCCCGTGCCGACGCCGTCGGCGCCCGCACGTACGAGCTCGCCCAGCTCCTCACGGACGTCCTCGGCGTCACGGACGCGGCCGGGCAGCTCGGCTCGTACCTCCCGGGCACCATCACGTACCACCCGTCCTGCCACGGCATGCGCCTGCTCCACCTCGGCGACCGGCAGCGCTCGCTGCTTGCCTCGGTCGAGGGGCTGAGCGTCGTCGACCTTCCCGAGGCCGACCAGTGCTGCGGCTTCGGCGGCACGTTCTCGATCAAGAACGCGGACGTCTCCTCCGCGATGCTCGCGGACAAGGTCGCGAACATCTGCGGCACCGGTGCCGGGGCGTGCGCGGGCGGCGATGCGAGCTGCCTCATGCACATCGGCGGCGGCCTCTCCCGCGAGAAGCGCACGACGCCGGCCGGTCGCCCAGTGCGCACCGTCCACCTCGCGGAGGTGCTCGCCTCCACGCGCGATGATCCGCTCAGGTGGGACGGCGAGCTCGCCCTGGCCGGCACGGCCGCGCGAGGCGCGCAATCGGCGCCCGGGGGAGCGGCGCCGTCGTCCGGCCCGTCCGTCTCGGCGCGCACGAGTGGAGGCGCGCGATGA
- the dcd gene encoding dCTP deaminase: MLLSDRDIRAEIAAERIQLGPYDPDMVQPSSVDVRIDRYFRLFDNHKYAHIDPAEEQPELTRLVEVDPDDSFILHPGEFVLGSTFETVTLPEDIAARLEGKSSLGRLGLLTHSTAGFIDPGFSGHVTLELSNVATLPIKLWPGMKIGQLCFFRLSSAAEHPYGSGQYGNRYQNQRGPTASRSHLNFHRTRV; encoded by the coding sequence GTGCTCCTTTCAGACCGCGACATCCGTGCCGAAATCGCCGCAGAGCGCATCCAGCTCGGCCCGTACGATCCGGACATGGTTCAGCCCTCGAGCGTGGACGTGCGGATCGACCGATACTTCCGGCTCTTCGACAACCACAAGTACGCCCACATCGACCCGGCCGAGGAACAGCCCGAGCTCACGCGCCTGGTGGAGGTGGACCCCGACGATTCGTTCATCCTGCACCCGGGTGAGTTCGTGCTCGGCTCCACGTTCGAGACCGTCACACTGCCCGAGGACATCGCCGCGCGGCTCGAGGGGAAGTCCTCGCTCGGCCGGCTCGGGCTGCTCACACACTCGACCGCCGGGTTCATCGACCCCGGGTTCTCGGGGCACGTCACGCTCGAACTCTCCAATGTCGCGACCCTGCCGATCAAGCTGTGGCCCGGGATGAAGATCGGACAGCTGTGCTTCTTCCGGCTCTCCTCCGCCGCCGAGCACCCCTACGGTTCCGGTCAGTACGGCAACCGGTACCAGAACCAGCGCGGCCCGACCGCCTCGCGGAGCCACCTCAACTTCCACCGGACGCGGGTCTGA
- a CDS encoding SRPBCC family protein, with product MAAAEYSVLVKRTPEDVYAFLAEGLNNPAWRTGVRSISLASGPAGKEGAVYAQRIAGPGGREIAGDYEITEARPGEVIRFQVIAGPARPHGVFLLTPEPGGTKVSFGLVFEPTGLMKLMGGMVQKTMDHEVAQLENLKTVLER from the coding sequence ATGGCAGCGGCTGAATACTCGGTCTTGGTGAAGCGGACGCCCGAGGATGTCTACGCCTTCCTCGCCGAGGGGCTCAACAATCCCGCGTGGCGCACGGGCGTCCGGTCCATCTCCCTGGCCTCCGGGCCCGCGGGCAAGGAGGGCGCCGTCTATGCCCAGCGCATCGCCGGACCCGGCGGCCGCGAGATCGCCGGCGACTACGAGATCACCGAGGCGCGCCCCGGCGAGGTCATCCGGTTCCAGGTCATCGCCGGGCCGGCGCGGCCCCACGGCGTCTTCCTCCTCACCCCGGAGCCCGGCGGGACGAAGGTCTCGTTCGGACTCGTGTTCGAGCCCACCGGCCTCATGAAGCTCATGGGCGGCATGGTCCAGAAGACCATGGACCATGAGGTCGCGCAGCTCGAGAACCTCAAGACCGTCCTCGAGCGGTAG
- a CDS encoding lactate utilization protein B, which translates to MTAISLGMPGLPPRGFGNISETEPFPSYARRELGNTQMRANLRHATHTIRDKRLKVVSELPDWEALRDAGSAIKSEAMARLPELLAQFEEQFTARGGTVHWARDAADANRIVEELVRAAGPRENSEATEVVKVKSMATQEIGLNEYLEERGIAAYETDLAELIVQLGHDKPSHILVPAIHKNRTEIRDIFLREMPGVDPDLTDEPRRLAMAARAHLRAKFLSAKVAISGANFGIAETGTLGVVESEGNGRMCVTLPETLITVMGIEKVLPRAEDLGVFMQLLPRSSTGERMNPYTSLWTGATPGDGPSDVHVILLDNGRTRALADRHGRSALHCIRCSACMNVCPVYERAGGHAYGSTYPGPIGAILSPLLTGIEAEENKSLPYASSLCGACFDACPVKINIPEILVHLRGEDVEARRSRPGARRLPSQFDLAMAGASWAMSDGARMGLLERGLPLGKAAAGRDGVISKLPGIGAGWTQSRDIPAPPAESFRAQWAKREKAEQHTDEEQQ; encoded by the coding sequence ATGACCGCTATCAGCCTCGGTATGCCCGGGCTTCCGCCACGCGGCTTCGGCAACATCTCAGAGACCGAGCCGTTTCCGAGCTACGCCCGCCGCGAGCTCGGCAACACGCAGATGCGCGCCAACCTGCGCCATGCGACCCACACGATTCGCGACAAGCGGCTCAAGGTCGTCTCGGAGCTGCCAGACTGGGAGGCGCTGCGTGACGCGGGGTCGGCGATCAAGTCCGAGGCCATGGCCCGCCTGCCGGAGCTGCTGGCACAGTTCGAGGAGCAGTTCACCGCGCGCGGCGGCACGGTCCACTGGGCCCGCGACGCCGCGGACGCGAACCGCATCGTCGAGGAGCTGGTGCGGGCCGCAGGTCCGCGTGAGAACAGCGAGGCCACCGAGGTGGTCAAGGTCAAATCCATGGCCACGCAGGAGATCGGGCTCAACGAGTACCTCGAGGAGCGCGGGATCGCGGCCTACGAGACGGACTTGGCGGAGCTCATCGTCCAGCTCGGGCACGACAAGCCGAGTCATATCCTCGTCCCCGCGATCCACAAGAACCGGACCGAGATCCGCGACATCTTCCTGCGCGAGATGCCCGGCGTAGACCCGGACCTGACGGACGAGCCGCGCCGCCTCGCGATGGCCGCCCGCGCGCACCTGCGAGCCAAGTTCCTGTCCGCAAAGGTCGCGATCTCGGGAGCCAACTTCGGCATCGCCGAGACCGGGACCCTCGGAGTGGTCGAGTCCGAGGGCAACGGGCGCATGTGCGTGACGCTGCCCGAAACCCTCATCACCGTCATGGGCATCGAGAAGGTCCTGCCGCGGGCCGAGGACCTGGGCGTGTTCATGCAGCTGCTCCCGCGGTCCTCGACGGGCGAGCGCATGAACCCCTACACGTCCCTGTGGACCGGTGCGACACCGGGCGACGGGCCCTCGGACGTGCACGTCATCCTCCTCGACAACGGGCGGACCAGGGCCCTCGCGGACCGGCACGGGCGCTCGGCGCTGCATTGCATCCGCTGCTCGGCGTGCATGAACGTGTGCCCCGTGTACGAGCGGGCCGGCGGGCACGCCTACGGATCCACGTATCCGGGCCCGATCGGGGCGATCCTCTCGCCGCTGCTCACAGGAATCGAGGCCGAGGAGAACAAGTCGCTCCCGTACGCGTCCTCGCTGTGCGGCGCGTGCTTCGACGCGTGTCCGGTGAAGATCAACATCCCGGAGATCCTCGTGCACCTGCGCGGCGAGGACGTCGAGGCGCGCCGCTCGCGGCCCGGTGCACGGCGGCTGCCGTCGCAGTTCGACCTCGCCATGGCGGGAGCGTCCTGGGCGATGTCCGACGGCGCGCGCATGGGCCTGCTCGAACGCGGGCTCCCGCTCGGGAAGGCCGCGGCCGGGCGCGACGGGGTCATCTCGAAGCTGCCGGGGATCGGCGCCGGCTGGACCCAGAGCCGGGACATCCCGGCCCCGCCCGCGGAGTCGTTCCGGGCACAGTGGGCCAAGCGCGAGAAGGCCGAGCAGCACACAGACGAGGAGCAGCAGTGA
- a CDS encoding FadR/GntR family transcriptional regulator: protein MPDSATARAHDVVLRHIEDSLRSGALKLGDRLPGERALAEQFGISRASVRDAIRALEVMGVVRAATGSGPNSGTIVVSDPSAALGVALRMHVASHHLPVKDVVEARIMMETWSLEHAATAAWTPEQLDDARRLLTAMDDDALPSQIFTLLDAQFHVALSALAGNIVVSTMMESMREAIRGYIDDAVARRGGWDKAVSVLRGHHHGIFDAVEARDGELAARLVREHIEWFYAQSL from the coding sequence ATGCCTGACTCCGCCACCGCCCGCGCGCACGACGTGGTGCTCCGCCACATCGAGGACAGCCTGCGCTCCGGGGCACTCAAGCTCGGCGACAGGCTTCCCGGCGAGCGCGCCCTCGCCGAGCAGTTCGGGATCTCACGGGCGTCCGTGCGGGACGCGATCCGCGCGCTCGAGGTCATGGGCGTGGTGCGCGCGGCGACCGGGTCGGGGCCGAACTCGGGGACCATCGTCGTCTCGGACCCGTCCGCGGCGCTGGGCGTCGCACTGCGGATGCACGTGGCGAGCCACCACCTGCCGGTCAAGGACGTGGTCGAGGCGCGCATCATGATGGAGACCTGGTCGCTCGAGCACGCGGCCACTGCAGCCTGGACCCCCGAGCAGCTCGACGACGCCCGCCGCCTGCTGACCGCAATGGACGACGACGCGCTGCCCTCCCAGATCTTCACCCTCCTCGACGCGCAGTTCCACGTGGCCCTCAGCGCCCTCGCGGGCAACATCGTGGTGAGCACCATGATGGAGTCCATGCGGGAGGCCATCCGCGGGTACATCGACGACGCCGTGGCGCGCCGCGGCGGGTGGGACAAGGCGGTGTCCGTGCTGCGGGGGCACCACCACGGGATCTTCGACGCGGTCGAGGCCCGCGACGGCGAACTCGCCGCACGGCTCGTGCGCGAGCACATTGAGTGGTTCTACGCGCAGAGCCTCTGA
- a CDS encoding L-lactate permease — protein sequence MTFTPVTDPVAGSVAVSALIGLIPLVTFFVLLAVVRTKAHVAGAFALLAALVVAVAAYHMPPALAGLAASQGAVFGAFPVFWIVLTAVWLYQVTVLSGRFEDLRRIFDRLGGGDLRIQAILIAFCFGGLMEALAGFGAPVAITATMLMAIGLKPLRAAATVLVANTAPVAFGAIAIPITTAGALTGIPADHIGAIVGRQTPLLAFVVPLMLLLIVDGWRGLRDAWLPALVTGVAFGAAQFLCSNYFSYELTDVVASLVGLGAAILFLRVWTPRGAEGARERLGAPAPAAVGPGAAAKELTGARVWLALFPYLLVIVVFAVSKLWRLGVDVPAALAATDVKVNWPILHDALLGADGKPLSSTVYTFQWLSGPGTLLLLSGLIIAVVYATFDGGGQFRLTVADAVAELWRTFVKMRFAALTILLVLAVAYVMNLSGQTVAIGTWLAGTGAAFAFLSPILGWIGTAVTGSDTSANALFAKLQATAGHAAGIDPSLLVAANTSGGVVGKLISPQNLAIAATSVGMDGQESVILRKVLWWSVGLLTALCCLVFLQSTPVLGWMLP from the coding sequence ATGACCTTCACTCCCGTGACCGATCCGGTGGCCGGCAGCGTTGCCGTGTCCGCGCTGATCGGCCTCATCCCGCTCGTGACCTTCTTCGTACTGCTCGCCGTGGTGCGCACCAAGGCCCACGTGGCTGGGGCGTTCGCCCTGCTCGCGGCACTCGTGGTCGCCGTCGCGGCGTACCACATGCCTCCGGCCCTCGCGGGCCTCGCCGCCTCCCAGGGCGCCGTGTTCGGTGCGTTCCCGGTGTTCTGGATCGTCCTGACGGCCGTGTGGCTGTACCAGGTCACCGTCCTCTCGGGCAGGTTCGAGGACCTGCGGCGCATCTTCGACCGGCTGGGCGGCGGCGACCTGCGCATCCAGGCCATCCTCATCGCGTTCTGCTTCGGCGGACTCATGGAGGCTCTGGCCGGCTTCGGCGCGCCCGTGGCCATCACGGCGACGATGCTCATGGCCATCGGACTGAAGCCGCTCCGCGCCGCCGCGACGGTGCTCGTCGCCAACACCGCGCCCGTCGCGTTCGGCGCCATCGCCATCCCGATCACCACCGCGGGCGCGCTCACCGGCATCCCGGCCGACCACATCGGCGCGATCGTCGGCCGGCAGACCCCGCTCCTGGCGTTCGTGGTCCCGCTCATGCTGCTGCTCATCGTGGACGGCTGGCGCGGCCTCCGGGACGCGTGGCTCCCGGCGCTCGTGACCGGCGTGGCGTTCGGCGCAGCCCAGTTCCTGTGCTCCAACTACTTCTCCTACGAGCTCACGGACGTGGTCGCGTCCCTCGTGGGCCTCGGTGCGGCGATCCTGTTCCTGCGGGTGTGGACGCCGCGCGGCGCCGAGGGCGCCCGCGAGCGGCTCGGCGCCCCGGCGCCGGCCGCCGTCGGGCCGGGCGCCGCCGCGAAGGAGCTCACGGGCGCCCGCGTGTGGCTCGCCCTGTTCCCGTACCTGCTCGTCATCGTGGTGTTCGCGGTGTCCAAGCTGTGGCGCCTCGGCGTCGACGTGCCCGCGGCCCTCGCCGCGACGGACGTCAAGGTCAACTGGCCCATCCTCCACGACGCCCTCCTCGGCGCCGACGGCAAGCCGCTCTCCTCGACCGTCTACACGTTCCAGTGGCTCTCCGGCCCCGGCACGCTCCTGCTCCTCTCGGGGCTCATCATCGCCGTGGTGTACGCGACGTTCGACGGCGGCGGGCAGTTCCGCCTCACGGTCGCGGATGCGGTCGCGGAGCTTTGGCGGACGTTCGTCAAGATGCGCTTCGCGGCCCTCACGATCCTGCTCGTGCTCGCGGTCGCGTACGTCATGAACCTCTCCGGGCAGACCGTCGCGATCGGCACGTGGCTGGCCGGAACCGGCGCCGCGTTCGCATTCCTCTCCCCCATCCTGGGCTGGATCGGCACCGCCGTGACGGGCTCGGACACGTCCGCCAACGCCCTCTTCGCCAAGCTCCAGGCCACGGCGGGCCACGCCGCCGGCATCGACCCGTCCCTGTTGGTCGCCGCGAACACCTCCGGCGGCGTGGTGGGCAAGCTCATCAGCCCGCAGAACCTCGCGATCGCCGCGACGAGCGTGGGCATGGACGGCCAGGAGTCGGTCATCCTGCGCAAGGTCCTGTGGTGGAGCGTCGGCCTCCTCACGGCCCTGTGCTGCCTCGTGTTCCTGCAGTCCACGCCTGTCCTGGGCTGGATGCTGCCCTAG